The window CACGAGCTCGAGGGCGTCCGGGTCATCCAGATGAAGCAGAACCGGGGCTCGGGCGCAGCCCGGAGGATCGGCACGGCGAGCGCGCGGGGCGAGGTCGTCGTCTGGACCGACGTCGACATGACCTACCCCAACGAGCGCATCCCCGAGCTCGTCGACGCGGTCGAGGGCTACGACCACGTCGTCGGGGCGCGCCGGACGGAGCAGGGCAGCCACAAGCTGCTGCGGACCCCGGCCAAGTGGTTGATCCGGCGTCTCGCGATGCTGCTGACGGACTCGCGCATCCCGGACCTCAACTCCGGGTTCCGCGCCTTCCGCCGTGACGTGGCCATGCAGTACCTGCACCTGCTGCCGGAGGGCTTCAGTTGCGTGACGACGATCACGCTGGCCTTCCTGACGAACGGGTACTCGGTGCGGTTCGTGGACATCGACTACTTCCCCCGTGCGGGCGAGTCGAAGTTCCACTGGTGGAAGGACACGCGCCGCTACCTCGTCCAGGTCGTGCGCATGTCGCTGATGTTCAACCCACTGCGGATCTTCGCGCCGGTCGGTGTCCTGCTCCTCCTGGTCGGGATCGGCAAGACCATCTACGACGTCGTCTCCGACCCGGTCACGATCGCGATCAACACCGTGGTGCTGCTGC of the Actinomycetota bacterium genome contains:
- a CDS encoding glycosyltransferase family 2 protein, translating into MPVSPTLDALPEAELDVTVVLPVHNEAGHLVAEVERIRTALDGSSYTYEVIVVDDGSSDGSEHLVHELEGVRVIQMKQNRGSGAARRIGTASARGEVVVWTDVDMTYPNERIPELVDAVEGYDHVVGARRTEQGSHKLLRTPAKWLIRRLAMLLTDSRIPDLNSGFRAFRRDVAMQYLHLLPEGFSCVTTITLAFLTNGYSVRFVDIDYFPRAGESKFHWWKDTRRYLVQVVRMSLMFNPLRIFAPVGVLLLLVGIGKTIYDVVSDPVTIAINTVVLLLVAVVTLVVAFLSDLVVQLTKPPTKILPAATYVSEPAADGVGVRADS